In Falsibacillus pallidus, one DNA window encodes the following:
- a CDS encoding DUF5366 family protein: protein MKNTYLTGYMPLLSILLFSLSFSIYGEGQIISFFKWIGLYKGMREIMSAGEIKVSLLVMIALFMFMLLSALKLIAQTIHELALLFFSKDVEGESLKKVRSGSLIFFTGGTLSIFCAFSVWALVIVFFVTAFGYFVFYLYKVSAGLSVMGLVGIILYEVLSWALFLLVVIYSGFRLYQGLLASLPI from the coding sequence GTGAAAAATACTTACTTAACAGGCTATATGCCGCTATTATCCATCCTTTTATTCAGCTTATCCTTTTCAATCTATGGAGAGGGACAGATTATCTCCTTCTTTAAATGGATTGGATTATATAAAGGAATGCGCGAAATCATGAGTGCGGGGGAAATAAAGGTCTCACTCCTCGTGATGATTGCTCTATTCATGTTCATGCTGCTTTCTGCCTTGAAGCTTATTGCACAGACCATCCATGAATTGGCCTTATTGTTTTTTTCAAAAGATGTCGAGGGTGAAAGTTTGAAAAAGGTGCGTTCGGGAAGCCTCATTTTTTTTACAGGAGGCACTTTATCGATATTTTGTGCATTTTCTGTATGGGCGTTAGTGATCGTTTTTTTTGTCACTGCATTTGGGTATTTTGTTTTCTATTTATATAAAGTGAGTGCTGGTTTGTCTGTGATGGGGCTGGTTGGCATCATTCTGTATGAAGTGTTGTCATGGGCATTGTTTTTGCTTGTGGTCATATATTCAGGATTCCGGCTTTATCAAGGGCTGCTGGCCAGTCTTCCTATATGA